The sequence CCAGGAGCGGAGCACCCGCGGATCCTGCACCGTGGCCGCCACCCGCGTCATCAGCGGCCGCTGGGCACCGGGAAGTCCATCCAGAGTGACGACGTCCCGGGCCCGGATGCCGTAGATCAGCACGCCCACCAGCAGCCAGGCCAGCGGCACCACCAGCATCGTGCCGACCGCGCCGATCACCGCATCGACACCGGAGACGAACGCGCCGACACCCTCCGCCAGCGCGGGCAGCTGCACGGACACGCCCTGCCACCAGGTGTCCACCCCGTGCACCACCGCTCTGGTCCGCCACCAGCCGGCGAGTCCGCTCACCAGGTAGGTCACCACGAACGCGCCGAGCACGATCCAGACCAGCTCGCAGTAGCCGGCCACTACCTGCAGCGCCATCCGGCGCGGATCTTCCTGGTCCCGCCAGAGCGAGTCCCGCTCCGCGAGTCGCTCGGCGATCACCCGCAGCACCAGCGCTACGGCCACGATCGAGAGAACCACCAGCGACGTCGCCTCCGGGATCCGCGGCGTACCGGTCAGATTCTCGATCCCGAGCCGGTCCACGTCGTCCCAGAATCCGGCCAGCATGTAGGAGCGCATGTCCTCGGTGAGCCCACCACCACGGCCGCTCTGGTACACCACCAGGAACGGCAGCAGCACTCCGCCGAGGGCGGCGATCAGGTCCCTGCCGACCGTGCGCGATTGCACTCTGCGGCGCAGCACCAGCAGCATCCCGATCAGGGTGAGCAGAGTGGAGAACGGCACCAGGGCGAGCCCGAGCAGCCCCGGTACCGCACCGAACCGGCCGAGGATGATCGCGAGCTCGCTCAGGTACGCATGGGCCGCCACCCCGGCGATCGCGATCACCAGCAGCGCCAGCCACTGCATCCGCAGCAGCCGGAGCACAGAACCCACCACCGCCCGTGACTCCGCCCAGAGGGTCACCGCGCTCAGCGGTTGCGGGCGCGCGGGAACTCGCTGCCCCGCGCCGAGAGTGCTCATGCCGCCCAAGGATAGTGACGTCGAGCACCCGCGTGGGTCAGCGGGCGGGCAGACGGCGGCTGAGCCAACTGAACACCGCCTCTTCGTAGGCGCGTCGAGCGGGAGGTGCGGAGAGAGCGAGATCGTGCCGACCGCCGTCGATCGTGGCCATGCGCACGTCCGGACCCAACCGCGGCCCGCGCGCGTGCATGTGCGCCACGTTCAGCACACAGTCCGCGCCGGCCAGGTCCACCGCGCTCGGCCGGGACCGGTGCCCGGACCGACCGGAGGTGCACACCAGCACCGGCACCCTCAGGTCGAGCCCGCGCCCCACTCGAGCATGCCCACGGCGAATCGCGCGCAGCCATGCGGCGTACACCGGGACATCGACCATCGGCTTCCAGGCCAGGTCGTAGTCCCAGTCCCCACCGGTCGAGACGTGCAGGTGTCGCCCGTATGCCTCGCCCAGGGTGCTCACCTTCAGGCGCGGCACCCACATTGCCACCGCGTCCAGGACCCGGGTCAGGACCACCCGGTCCAGCCAGCTCGAGTTCAGGTCCAGCCACGGGCTGTTCAGCACCAGCGCATCGACGGCGTCCGGGAACCGGTCGGTGTACAGGGCCGCGATCAGGCCGCCGGTGGAGTGGCCGAGCAGCACCACCTGGTCGTAGCCGTGTTCCCGGACGGCGGTCAGCGCCGCTGTGACGTCCTCGTCGTAGGTAGTGAGGTCGGTGATCCAGCCGGGGGTGCGCCCTGGCCGGATGGAGCGGCCGTAGTCACGCAGGTCGACGGCGTAGAAGTCGTAACCGTGGGCCGTCCAGGCCTGCGCATGGTCGGCCTGGAAGAAATAGTCGGTGAACCCGTGCAGGTACAGCACTGCACGCCTGCGTGTGCCGGTCTCGGTGCGGTGCACGAGGG is a genomic window of Ruania zhangjianzhongii containing:
- a CDS encoding alpha/beta hydrolase encodes the protein MTEDVLGPGWVARTLPLAPDGVGRTHARTTAGAPGPVATLVHRTETGTRRRAVLYLHGFTDYFFQADHAQAWTAHGYDFYAVDLRDYGRSIRPGRTPGWITDLTTYDEDVTAALTAVREHGYDQVVLLGHSTGGLIAALYTDRFPDAVDALVLNSPWLDLNSSWLDRVVLTRVLDAVAMWVPRLKVSTLGEAYGRHLHVSTGGDWDYDLAWKPMVDVPVYAAWLRAIRRGHARVGRGLDLRVPVLVCTSGRSGHRSRPSAVDLAGADCVLNVAHMHARGPRLGPDVRMATIDGGRHDLALSAPPARRAYEEAVFSWLSRRLPAR